GAGGATACGATGTAGCTGTAGATAATCTCGTATATGAAGTAGGATCCATAAATGTATCAGGTTCCAAGTCGTATGTTGGATCTTATTACCTGCAGCCGCATGCAGCCTATGACCCATACGGACATGGGTATGGTGCGTTTGAGGCATCTTGTTCCAGTGTCTACTATCCTGCGCAGCCCGAAGCACCTTATATGTTGGATTTTACTGCCACCATATTCGGATGGACTCCTTCATAGTTGTATTATTAGCCAGAGGACACCTCTCACAGCCAAAGCTTTAATAAAAAATCCGAGACCAATTTAACCCAAAGTGTACTCCTTATGGGATTTAAGCATATAGGACTACAATGCTGCTTGATTAGAGAGGTAGGATGATCTATCTCCTAATTATGCtaatgatccggatatctaTGAGAGATATCATCACTCGACGAGTTCTTAAATGTCAACatatatgttgtactttaaatacatgcaattaaatttaaaatttggctTGATGCTAACGCAAAAGCCTAGGGCTAGCAAATCCaatgacagattttcagatttgtcTCCCCAAAGTAGCATTATTTTAGAGCAATGCCACGGTAACGCAGAAAATTCACTCTAAAATATCAAGAGATCACTTTAGGGTGCACTGGGATGATATAAACATTAAAAAACATCAAGAAACATCAAATTACACTTAAAACCATTCAAAAAACCCCAAAATGATTACTATACATTGAagcttaaaaaaattgaaaaaagaaTGACGTGCCGGTTCAGAATCCGCATGCCGGACCATACTGAACTAGTTGTCGACCAGTACGGATCCTGATACTAGTTCAGCACTTTGATTAATTGCCTCTTGAGAAATATTCTTATCCAACATTTCTAGGTGGCATGACCACATGCATTCCTGATCAATAACAATGTCCCCTTAGCAATGTTTGAAACAGTAGTTCTTTAAACTAGCAATATgcatattattaaatttttgaaaaaatgtgAAGGTGCCCTCCCATAGTTTATTTAGATATCATCTATTTTTACAATGACAAACAAAAATGAACTCATCTATTGCAAGAATCGGATGTCCAATCCTCTATAATTGAAGAATGCTTGATTAATCACTTTTAAAAGTGCTTTTTGAAGATGACTCTCCAGTCTACATGAGATTTCCAATGATACATGACATTCAGAACATTTTTCAGCTGTAGCATATAGAACTTCATATATTTGTGAAGAAGCATGAATATTTGAAACTAATGCATAAAGTCACAGGTACCTGGAATTCAACGCCAGCAAGAGCCCCATAAGATCGAAAGGAATCAAAATCATTTGAGGAGACAGTGACAACAAGTGCTGCATTTGCCCATCTAGATGCGCGGCGGGAAAATGACATGCCATTGACGCAAAGTTCTGATGGGTTTTGTGCTAGTTAAAACAACCTGCCAGCATGCACTTTAACAAGACTGCCTATCTTGTTTAATAACCAATTACCAAAAATAGATGAGTACCTCCCACACAAAATATACCTGCCCACCAGGACACATGCAAAAGGAATAACAGCTACGAATTACTTCCTCTGAACCAGAAACTGACCCCATCGTTCTCTCCACTGATATACTTCACTACTTTATAATCAGCAACAGGTATTCTTCCACGTCCCTCATGGACTTCAGCAGCCAATGCAGAGTACTGGTAATTTACATTATATCACCAATTTAGCATGCCCATAGTCACAGTAAATTATAAGAATATAAAGTTCATAAGAAGGCAGACACAAGAGACGAAACCTAAACACAAGCTCATCCACAAGAAGCATGCAAAGTTGCTCCAAGCTtggttcaaaaataatattgtgCTTATTTAATGGGTTAAGTTCTGAACATAAATGTACTTCTAATCCTTATGGTTTACAATAGGTAGCTTTTACAAGGCACAGGATCAAAGCATTTCCAAGATAATATAGTACTTGGTTAATAAGCTAAGTCAATTCTGAACATAAAATGTACTTCAATTACTCATGGTTTATAATAGGTAGCTTTTACAAAGCACAGTATCAAAACATATCTAAGCACACATATAAATAGGCTCAGCTAGGATCCTAAGATGAAAGCATGAAACAAATATGTCACATACTTTTTTTGAAGAAGACAAATTTAAGTGGATTAACAAAACCAACCAGGATAAGAGTTACAAATACTATCAAGCATCTTGGCCTCTCTATGTCATTGCATCTACTAATCTTACATACTTCCCAGCAAGGTCCGTCGTACCAATACCGGTCGGCATactggtggccggccggaccggtccgGTCCATACCGGCCCTGGTACGGTGCGGCGCTGTggttgttttgaaaaaaaaaaagttgacgtACCGGTGGCGAACCGGCACTGGTACAATGCCGGTACCAAGCGGTACTGGCTGATACCGATCGGTACGGACCACGTACCGGTCGGTTCTTCTAAAAAAACACCCGGTACCGGATCCgtgtggaatccggtaccggtcttgggccggaccggtacgggccgaTACGGCAGACCATACTTCCCAGCTAAACTCCCAAAGCTCCGAATGGATAACATCTTATGGAGGATACCTTTTTCTTTAAAGGCCTTCATTTTATTTCATACATAAGCTTTTGTGTCATGTCACCAAATTGTTGTTATTGCAATATGCTACAATTAGGAGACGCCCCAAAATCTAGTTAGCGCTTATAGATATCCACCATAATCAGGTTAAATCATTGCATAGTGCTCATGAAAGACATGCAGTTTGATAGAGAGCAGAAAACATTTCTTCTCAATATGTTGTCCCAACTCGAGCAACTAGATCATAAAGCTTCTCTGTGAAGGCATCAACTGACACAGTTTGTCAAACACGATGGTAAAGTTGTGTGTCAAAAGACTGAATATAATCATTGGGAAACGAATCAGGCTTGAAGCACTAGTTTTCTCCAAACACATCAATTGTGAGCTGAATCCATGACCTTGGCCTAAAGAAAATTGAGCCTCGTGCCCCTCAATAATTGATGACAATCAAAAAATGCTCAATGTGTGAAATCCAATCTTCAAAAGCAAAGATCTGCAATATTGGCATTGGTTACCATACCGGTACGTTACTAGTTTGTACGGTATATtcagtatggtacggtacgtaCCCTATAAGCGATATAGCTCCCAACCCCTGTTTTCTCACTTTCTATCACGGTACCATCTGAAACCAAGCAGTACAAGTTGGGTATTGTATGGTACCACACCTCGCTTTTGGGGTGATACCCGGGGCAATACGGGGCAGATCCGCTCTGTTCAAATTGATATAGACACTTCAACTCATATATCAAATCGAACCTCAGTACCAATCTGGTACCTTACCGGTATGGTACCGTACGATACAGGTTGATATGGCAAACCTTGTCGAAAGCTTTAGATTTCATTTTCCCATGAAAAGTCAAACTTTTTTCTCCAATACTAACATCTAAACATCTAGGGTTCAAAGGATTGATGTGTTCAAAAGCATTATTAGGTCTTCTAATAATACGAATTTCGAAAACGAAGGCAGGCATCAACTAGGAGGAGAAATTTGAAAGATGAAATCTTGCCATGATGGGGCCTTTGAGGTGAATTCTTAACTTCAATTGTCTCCTCAACTAGTGCCTTGCCATTAAGTTGATCTTAGTGTTGTGTTGAATAAACAACTTTCAGCATGATGGTTTATCACTAGAAATTCTAGTTGTTATAAAGCTAAGATAGCACGTCCAAGAGCTAAGGTGTGGGGGTAAAAGAAAATACTAAAAATTAATCTTATATGATATAGGGAGCCATAAAGTTCATAAAAACACatcatattaaataaatggtaAGGTCATGAACTGCATAGTTATGCAAAATGGATTCGTTTGATTTACTTTAGTTTAATGGTACAAATGGACTCAACTTCGCTCTCTTGAAGTAAAACATgtttacttaaaaataaaattaattcaaAATTATTGTTTTAATGAATCAATGAGTAGAGTGCCTATTCAAGAAAAGCATCCCCCAGGCGACCAAACACCAGTCTACATGCCACATAAGCTCCAGAACAACTAATTTGCTTCGAGATGTCAAAAGTGCCTAGCACCTAAATAGTTGAGCTACCCAAGTGCCTAGACGACACTGCCTACTGTCTAGGCACCTAACCATCAACTGAGACAACCTGTACTAAGTTTTCCTGAGAGGACCTCAAAAATTTATTGGCTTGCTCCTTGAACTAATTTACTTGTTCTTGAATCCTTCATCTAGCTGTCCAATTCAAACCAAATGTTCTTCATGCTAATAAAGTAACTACTTATAATGTTTAGAAGGTTTATCATGTTTGTGTCGTTGTTAAGGATGATGATTTTAGTAAGGACATATCTTCTTGAAGATAAGAATAGAAGGGACCAATGATAGGACCAAAAGTTCTGATACAAATTAATGTCAGAAGTTTATTTTTAAGcacaagagaaagaaagagagtcaAGAGACCGAGATAGGAGGAGAAGAATTTGGAGGAGAGAGATATCAAGTGAAAACACAgcattgcattaaaaaaaaatacaacctCAAAAACAGCAATTTTCATTGAATTCTGTCTATACCACATGGTTttataaagaaaatatatgATCATAACTTTGTAAAGGACAATGAATAACTACTCTTTTAGACTCTAAGAACACCAACATGAATCACAATTAAGAACTGTAGACATTGTAAATATCACATTacatatttaccaaaaaaacatTTTTAAAGTTTAAGCACTAGCTATAAACCATCTAACAAATATAATGATTGACTTTGACTAAGAAAAATATATGAACTACACCAAATGGGGCTGATCCAAAATGGTTGGGAAATCACTCCTATTCAATTTCATGCTTATTTAATTGTTTTGACCAAAGTTTGTTATCTCAGTACCAAACCCCATGTTGGTACAATGTAAGTATGGTTAGTTCGGCAACCCCTTACAGAGTATTAGTATGGTAAGTATGCCCTGTATAGGGTCATATGCACCAATACTATAAACTCGGTTCAATAGTTTTGCTTTTGACACTTGTTTTTCCTaataaaagaattttgatgccCTCTCACTTCAATCATCATGTGCACTGGCTATTATAGAAGCAAAGCTGTTCTCTTTTCTAATATTTCCCATTGGATAAAACGAAGTTTGATTTTCACTCATTGATTGAAGATCTGCACTAGATATTTTGGGAAGTGGAgttattatttttctaaatattgtGTCAATAACCAATAACAAGGAACGCCGATAACCCGTCTTTTATCCACTTCATCAGAAATATTTCTTCCCCAGAAGAATTGTGATTTTGCTGCTCTTACTATTCAAAAGCATAGATTGGTTTAATTCAACAATAAAGTGATCCACCTGTTTCTTGCCTTCAACAACCCTTTGATTCCAAGAGAAACTTCATGTTTCAAACATCACATGAGCATATTCATCCGGTGTCACCAAAAAGCCTCACTTCTAAATCCCTTTAGCAACTAACAATTgtataatcttgattctaatGAGAGCAATATATGAGAGACTTGAGCTGGTGATCTATAATAAGAGTACGGAGCACCACTCTATAGAAATTTAAAGTATCATCTAATAGGAGtacaaaaatggaaaaaatcattctcagAAGATTCAGAATTGCTAGCGTAGGTTGAATGCTGGAGAGAGTGAGGGGggaataaccaaaaaaaaaaagtcatgagCTCATTCTCACTAATGGCAAGGCAGTGATACCTGCATATTATCTTCCTGCCCTTCTGCTTTCTGAAGACCATATGcagtttttttctatttttcttaatagAGTCTTTCCATTAAAGAAAAGACAAACTCGATCATCTTGCAGAGGCTATTCAGAAGATTTTAAACTAGCATGTACTACTTCCTTTCTGGAGTCAGGATTATGACCTGAGACTTGGTTTCACATTTTGCAGTTCATAGACTGTAGAGTGTAAAATACAGAAGTGAAGTAACATTAATATCAATCTCAAACTCCACATATATGCCATGTAGAAACTGACTTGTTCCAAGGAAAAATCAACAAAACAAATTACCTGTATGCTGTTTATCAGTTCTTGTGGATGCTCAATTCGTAAGCCAACCTGTTAAGAATGCCATATACAATAAACATACAGAACAATATATACAAAGGGTGCAACTAAGAATTTCCTAGTCGTTACAAGTAACAAAAGACAAACCACTGAAAGATAATAAAGGCACTCTGTCGTAGTGAACTAAATCCCCAATATCAGTCCACATGCAAGCAGAATGCACATAGTATCCACAACCCATTCAAAAATAATCACTGCTACAAGAGATAATCCGGATTTGGAAAAAATATGAACAAAAAAACCATGACCTAATCTCTATAACATATTTACAATGAGTCTCCAGGAAAAAGGAGAAAGACAACAAGAatcttaaaattaaaaaatccaaTATAATATTCTCTTTGGAGAACAACATCTTCATTTATTATTACCAGTCATTTCCAGGTATATCGAAACTATTTCATTCTTGAGCATATTCTTCAGATGTACATGTTATACAATATGATCAGCAGATAGATGATGGACTCGATCAAACCACTGGAATggataaaaaatatgtaaactTACTGCAAAATTTTTGGGACCAAATCTACATTGTGTTCAAGCAACATGGGGTACACATCACGGGCTGAGTGACCAACTGCTAGAACAACCGCATCACATGATAACTTCTTGTCATCATAACCAGGTCCATGTCTTGCATCACAAACTTTGACTCCCAAAACCTGCTTGTTTTGTACGATGAGATCATTCAGTCTAGTCCCAAACTTTATATCAAcctgcataaataaataaatatgaatgGAAGAGTCCAGTGCACATCATGCTGAGAGAATCTCAATAATGATATAAAATTCTTTAAACAGTCAAACTGCAGACAATGCCACTCACGCCCAACTCCTTCAGATGCTGGCGGAAGTTGCGCAGCAGCGGAACCAGTCTATTTGTTCCCAGGTGGGGCTTCCCATCAACCAAAATGTTTGGTGGGGCTCCAAACTGAACTAAAGTTTTCATAACCTGCAATAATGAACTAATTTCACTCAATAGCTTATACCTTATTGCCTctcaaatataattttataggGTAAATACGGTTAACAAGATATCAGAGCAGGTTACGGTtcccatcccccccccccccccagcccCAACCCCCTCTTTCCTCCCCACCCTGACTCTAAAAAAACACACCTCTCTTCTTTCCAACATTCCCAAGTCAATGATGTACCTCATGATGCATGGTAGGACGCTCATTTTGTGTAGAGATATAAAATTATTAGCTTGATATGCAGATCCTCAGAATAGGAAAATATTCAATGTCTTTTGATCTTAAGACGCATCCAGTAATGATGGAACTTGTACAGAAAGAACATTAAACAGATGCCAATAGAAATATTCAGCAGAACAGCATTTCAACCATTTCACAACTTCTAGGTTCAACCGTACGCAAATTTCACATGCCTTTGGAAATATCCTAAATGAAACAACATGGTTACTGCTATTCTGTTAGAAATTTTACCGGCACTAAAATCAAACACATTCAAGTCAGTATGATTATAGTATAATAGCTCACAATGTGTTAAGAAACATAATTGTATCAAGGAAATATGTGCAGCAGCATGCCTCTATATAATATAAAAGATCAGTACCCAAATGTCCCCAGTCTAATAGCAATTACATGATTCAGCCTTGCCCAAAAGGAAAGGCCCGTGGAGCCACATCAACTTCAACAAGAACTGGGACTATCACTATTATTGTTGTACTAAAGACCCTAATCTGGATTTACATCAATTGCATTTGCTTCATGAGACTTTATAATGAACTTTTGTGATTTTGATATGTGCAATAGCTCTTCATTTAATCAGGATGCGAGTACTGGCGGCTTAAATGACTATGCCACCTTCCACTTGTAGGCGGTCAAAATTAGCAGCATATATAGGTTTACTGGGTACAGACATAGAAGGACAGAAAAATATAGGCCCCAGAAAGCCAGTCATACTTAAAACTCCATCGTCCTCAAAATTACTAAGAGATCATCCAATTTCTTAAATCATTAGAGTCCAATGTTTAATTCATCACAATACTGGGAGCCAATCACAAAATGTCATATAAAAGGTCCACCTTATCAAGCAAAAATTTCCTCAAACATGTGGATTTTTCTGATCAAAGCCAAACCAAAGACTATTATATCTGCCGTTCTGATGTTGTGGTTAAGATGCACTTCAACGACGACAAAAACGAAATGTATCATGCCTGATATAATCAATCGCATTACTTTAGCTAGTTGCCAAATGTAGGATAAATGAGACTTGATTGGAATAAAATGATCTTGAATCACCAAGGAGAAAATTTATAGATTTGCCATGAAAGAATGAACGAATTGATAGAACCATAATCAACTTGCTAAACGTAGGATAAATGAaacatgatcagaataaatgaTCTTGAATCACTGAGGAGAAAATTTGTAGATGTGCCatgaaagaaagaacaaaattaTAGCACCATAATCAACCACAATCTGGGTAAAGTTCTTGTTACAATGCAAAGTGCTCTGCAAACCAGAAACAAGCTAATAAATGCTATAGACATTAATGAAGGTTCTCACTTATCATAGATGTTCTGCAAAGATAATAGGGTAACAGTTACCTATGGGTGAAAAGTATttcaagaaacatttgtcaattTAAGAAGATGCACTAGGGTTAAAAATGGTTTCCATAAAATAGAGTTCAGATCTGGATCAGGTCAGATTCTGATGGAAAAACTGCATCCAATCAGATTCAGATACATATTCGGATAGAGAGAAAATTATTTGAATATGGATACAGatgtgaattttattttttttctttcggaTTTGGATTCAGATATAGGGATATTAAGTTTCTCTTGATTTCAGATTATGATATCCAGATACTAAGGTATGTTCTCAGTTTTGGACATATGATTACTTAATATATTAGTAAAAAGAAAACATCTTCTTTTATTCAAGGCATAGGGGCTTGCGTAACATTAACATGGATGAACATACATGTTATGATGATCAAGAAGAGTGCTATTAATTAAATCAGTTCTCTGTGCACGGTACTTGTCATTCTCCTAATTTTTTAACAACATTTATAGGCCTACATTTTATAACCAAATGCTGTGCTTATCGAGTTATGCTCGAAAATCCAATTTGCATCCTAcataaatccaaataatacctgtaACCCCCAAGAAAAGATGAGGATATGATTATAATTTGTAACTCTATCCATCAAAAGCAAATGTGGATATTTAATATCCTTTTAATatgcatatccatatttgtatctGCTGAATAAGTAGGGATATGGATATTACCAATATCCAACCCATATCCGATCCATTTTCAGCCCTAGGCTGCATCATGTATCTCTTTGAGAAAGGAAAAGAGGCACATAAACAATATCATGATACAGAAGTAATGCACAAA
The Phoenix dactylifera cultivar Barhee BC4 unplaced genomic scaffold, palm_55x_up_171113_PBpolish2nd_filt_p 002470F, whole genome shotgun sequence DNA segment above includes these coding regions:
- the LOC120109602 gene encoding uncharacterized protein Cbei_0202-like, giving the protein VMKTLVQFGAPPNILVDGKPHLGTNRLVPLLRNFRQHLKELGVDIKFGTRLNDLIVQNKQVLGVKVCDARHGPGYDDKKLSCDAVVLAVGHSARDVYPMLLEHNVGLRIEHPQELINSIQYSALAAEVHEGRGRIPVADYKVVKYISGENDGVSFWFRGTQNPSELCVNGMSFSRRASRWANAALVVTVSSNDFDSFRSYGALAGVEFQHEEFMFIEQSHVDNLLETRTSSPVQILRHADTYESTSLKGLYPIGEGAGYAGGIVSAAVDGMYCGFAVAKSLGLYQGDIESILGKAQKNTGFVKY